The following proteins are encoded in a genomic region of Cryptomeria japonica chromosome 11, Sugi_1.0, whole genome shotgun sequence:
- the LOC131077660 gene encoding receptor like protein 22-like, whose translation MIQSIPEDVSTINMPPKAIFFVLCDFIQAMAVATINSAFISAVFIILSSNSCNGLFNCPTQESQALLSFKTALNFSDGIFSSWVNGSDCCSMWDGISCNNLTNHVEQVNLSAYTNHAEQDVQSGVISGSLCNLSFLKYLTLRSIGLTGTIPSCLGNLSHLNHLELRYNRLTGTVPPVICQLTNLSYLDVSYNLLSGILPPCLQNLSFLKFLDIGFNQFHRSLELTGLSSLEQFYALEFSLYDHITSSDLALPSSVRILWLSSITVSDTLFHNLAELTYLVLSDCVLNISTTWIPMFQLGGLYLDSCSIGGRIPDWLSTQYSLQGLTLVNDNIVGEIPSWLWENNPQLIQLNLSGNHFNGSLIIPNRLVPWMTLLDVSRNELTGQVPSLWPPYLQLLMVNENALIGTIPQSLCNLTLLEKLNMSYNKLNGNIPPCFANYKVIQALNLGDNRLEGSIPHGLCSSSLILRNNKLSGAFPPSITNCKRLQLLDIGHNNFSGDIPWSVANLSALQVLMMKGNRFSGSIPSEIVQLKRLQILDLSSNNISGFIPHNIASLHAMSVAREDGHMLSALLNPYHLFVRGKGFKSYSELGPFETWVYQVPSHDDLDMTVKGLELHYSYILSTLTGIDLSNNQLNGHVPFDFGKLKGLRFLNLSMNNLTGVIPPSFGEMSQLESLDLSSNRFYGSIPAEFQSLTSLECLNLSSNNLSGSIPQGGQMITFENTSYSGNPYLEGCPLPKKCSWPKFAPPLPSGKDIQGKNEDYREKISWYAIGVGLSHGAGFSCVMLLLAVRKGWRKKYFKWVDKILKKIFPSIRNKRL comes from the coding sequence ATGATCCAGTCAATTCCCGAGGATGTTTCAACTATAAATATGCCTCCCAAAGCCATATTCTTTGTCCTCTGCGACTTCATTCAAGCAATGGCTGTTGCTACGATTAACTCTGCCTTTATCAGTGCAGTTTTTATTATCCTTTCTTCAAACTCATGTAATGGTCTATTCAATTGCCCTACCCAAGAATCCCAAGCTCTTCTTTCCTTCAAAACAGCCTTGAACTTCAGTGATGGTATTTTCAGTTCATGGGTTAATGGAAGTGACTGTTGCTCCATGTGGGATGGCATATCATGCAATAATCTCACCAACCATGTAGAGCAGGTGAATTTGAGTGCCTACACCAACCATGCAGAGCAGGACGTCCAGAGTGGAGTCATATCCGGTAGTTTGTGCAACCTTTCGTTCCTCAAATACCTCACCTTGAGGAGCATTGGTCTAACTGGTACTATTCCTTCCTGTTTGGGAAATCTCTCTCATCTTAATCATCTGGAGCTAAGATACAACAGATTGACTGGAACAGTTCCCCCGGTGATTTGTCAACTCACCAATCTTAGCTATTTAGATGTAAGCTATAACCTACTCAGTGGAATATTGCCACCATGTCTACAAAATCTTTCCTTTCTTAAGTTCTTAGATATTGGCTTCAACCAATTCCACAGGAGCCTTGAGCTTACTGGTCTTTCGTCACTTGAGCAGTTTTACGCTTTAGAGTTTTCTTTATATGACCACATTACTTCTTCAGATTTGGCATTACCCTCTTCTGTAAGGATTTTATGGCTTTCCTCAATTACCGTTTCAGATACTTTATTTCATAACCTTGCAGAATTAACATATCTGGTTTTGTCAGATTGTGTACTGAATATTAGCACAACTTGGATTCCCATGTTCCAGTTAGGAGGCTTATATTTAGACTCATGTAGTATTGGTGGTCGAATTCCCGATTGGCTTTCCACTCAATATTCATTGCAGGGATTAACATTAGTTAACGACAATATTGTTGGAGAAATCCCCTCCTGGTTATGGGAGAACAACCCTCAGTTGATTCAGTTGAACCTCTCAGGAAATCATTTCAATGGCAGCCTTATTATCCCGAACAGATTAGTTCCTTGGATGACACTACTGGATGTGTCTAGGAATGAGTTGACTGGACAAGTGCCATCTCTGTGGCCACCGTATCTACAGCTCTTGATGGTTAATGAAAATGCTCTAATTGGCACTATTCCTCAAAGTTTGTGCAATTTAACTCTCCTTGAAAAGTTAAATATGTCATACAACAAATTGAATGGAAACATTCCTCCATGCTTTGCCAATTATAAGGTTATTCAAGCGTTAAATTTAGGGGATAATAGGTTGGAGGGGAGCATACCTCATGGGCTATGCTCATCGTCTCTAATTTTAAGGAATAATAAGTTAAGTGGAGCCTTCCCTCCGTCGATCACCAATTGCAAGAGATTACAACTATTAGATATTGGGCACAACAATTTTTCTGGGGACATTCCATGGTCAGTTGCAAATCTATCAGCCCTCCAAGTGTTGATGATGAAGGGTAATCGTTTCAGCGGCAGTATTCCTTCAGAAATTGTGCAACTGAAGAGGCTCCAGATCTTAGACCTTTCGTCCAACAATATATCAGGTTTTATTCCACATAACATTGCATCTCTACATGCAATGAGTGTAGCAAGAGAAGACGGTCATATGTTATCTGCTCTGTTGAATCCTTATCATCTATTTGTAAGAGGCAAAGGCTTCAAGTCATATTCCGAGCTTGGTCCTTTCGAGACATGGGTGTATCAAGTTCCGTCTCATGATGATTTGGATATGACTGTGAAAGGCTTAGAGCTGCATTATTCATATATTCTTTCCACACTAACAGGGATAGATCTCTCCAATAATCAATTAAATGGACACGTTCCTTTTGATTTTGGAAAGTTGAAGGGGTTAAGATTTCTTAATCTGTCAATGAACAACCTCACTGGAGTTATTCCACCCAGTTTTGGGGAAATGAGTCAACTAGAATCATTGGACCTTTCTTCAAACAGATTTTATGGAAGTATTCCTGCGGAGTTTCAATCTCTAACCTCACTGGAATGTTTAAATTTGTCCAGCAACAACCTCTCAGGCAGCATACCGCAAGGAGGACAGATGATCACATTTGAAAATACATCATATTCTGGAAATCCATATTTGGAGGGATGCCCGCTTCCGAAGAAATGTTCATGGCCAAAATTCGCTCCTCCCCTTCCTTCTGGGAAAGATATTCAAGGTAAAAATGAAGATTATAGAGAGAAAATATCATGGTATGCGATTGGAGTAGGATTGTCACATGGAGCAGGTTTTTCATGTGTAATGTTATTGCTTGCAGTAAGAAAGGGATGGAGGAAGAAATACTTTAAGTGGGTTGATaagattttgaagaagatattTCCGTCCATCCGCAATAAGAGATTATGA